The following coding sequences are from one Lolium rigidum isolate FL_2022 chromosome 6, APGP_CSIRO_Lrig_0.1, whole genome shotgun sequence window:
- the LOC124662748 gene encoding cysteine-rich receptor-like protein kinase 44, giving the protein MLSLLAAHSASASETTLPTSDLIQISKELRPQSGVRSPALLFSTPHPHQGEHKNGETIAVKLLHYIPGLDDEQFKKEYLNLASLQHKNIVRLVGYCHETRREILPFDGKMVFAEMTKRALCFEYMENGSLDKYLSDEFTGHDWCTRYAIIKGICQGLKYLHEELQSPMYHLDIKPANVLLDDNMVPKLADFGLSRLFSGGKTQVTRSALGTHGYVPPEYIDAAVISNKFDIFSLGVVIIKIMTGPTGYFRIDEMSSQQFIELVHANWTKRLYETSVYLLDSYFEQVRRCIEIALSCVEADRYKRPSIGLIVSKLNETETMIQSPDKDIRSSMYKIFHCISIESELMDNPLNKLRSYPLHVNDNRGRSHKITHSTICKPEDDTATFEVSWPFRHLNLTHYQLHTRILFDISSFVARILFWEAIRPKIMVT; this is encoded by the exons ATGCTGAGCTTGCTAGCCGCTCATTCTGCTTCAGCTTCAGAAACTACGCTCCCCACTTCGGATCTCATCCAG ATCTCTAAAGAGCTAAGACCACAGTCAGGAGTCAGGAGTCCTGCTCTGCTCTTCTCTACTCCGCATCCACATCAG GGAGAGCATAAAAATGGGGAGACCATCGCTGTGAAGCTGCTTCATTACATTCCAGGACTTGATGATGAACAATTTAAGAAGGAGTATCTCAACCTTGCAAGTCTCCAACACAAGAATATTGTGAGGTTAGTTGGCTATTGCCATGAAACTCGACGAGAAATCCTACCGTTTGATGGGAAAATGGTGTTTGCTGAGATGACCAAGAGAGCACTTTGTTTCGAGTATATGGAGAATGGAAGTCTTGACAAGTATCTTTCTG ATGAATTTACTGGACATGATTGGTGCACACGCTATGCAATAATAAAAGGGATTTGCCAAGGATTGAAATACCTTCACGAGGAACTGCAATCTCCTATGTACCATTTGGATATAAAGCCAGCCAATGTATTGTTGGATGACAATATGGTTCCAAAACTTGCGGATTTTGGCTTGTCAAGGCTTTTCAGCGGAGGAAAAACACAAGTGACAAGAAGTGCTTTAGGAACACA TGGTTACGTCCCGCCGGAATACATTGATGCGGCTGTTATCTCAAATAAGTTCGACATATTCAGCTTAGGTGTTGTAATCATAAAGATAATGACCGGACCAACAGGCTACTTCAGAATTGATGAAATGTCTTCCCAACAATTCATAGAGCTT GTACATGCGAACTGGACAAAAAGGCTCTATGAGACATCAGTGTATCTTTTGGATTCATATTTTGAACAAGTGAGGAGATGCATCGAAATAGCTTTAAGCTGTGTGGAAGCCGATCGATATAAAAGGCCGAGTATAGGCCTAATCGTCAGTAAGCTGAACGAGACAGAGACTATGATACAGTCTCCTGATAAGGACATACGGTCATCGATGTATAAG ATCTTCCATTGCATTTCCATCGAGAGTGAGTTGATGGATAACCCACTGAACAAATTAAGATCGTACCCTCTGCATGTAAATGATAACAGAGGTAGGTCTCATAAGATAACACATTCGACCATTTGCAAGCCAGAGGATGATACAGCAACATTTGAGGTCAGTTGGCCTTTTAGGCACTTGAACTTGACTCATTATCAGTTACATACGAGGATATTGTTTGATATTTCTTCCTTTGTTGCACGCATACTTTTCTGGGAGGCAATCCGGCCGAAAATTATGGTAACATAA